Below is a window of Lentimicrobium sp. L6 DNA.
TTAATTTAGAAATATAATTATCTTTGAACCTATAACTCTAGAAAAGCCGCATGAAGGAAATCAAAAGAACATTCGATATTTTAAGCTATAACGAGATACATCAACCTCTCGACAAAGCACTGTCTATTAAGCGTAATGATCAGTGGGAATCTTATACTATTCAAGAATACAGAAAAAATGTAGATTTAATTAGTTATGGATTTATTGAGATGGGCTTCTCAAAGGGTGATAAAATTGCTACAGTCATTAATAATTGTCCAGAATGGAACTTTATCGATTTTGGGATGTCACAATTGGGACTGGTTCATGTTGGCATTTACCCTACCATTAGTGAAATAGAATATCTTCATATTCTAAAACACTCCGAGGCTAAAATTTTAATTGTCTCTTCCAAAGAAATTTACACCAAACTATTGCCTGTAATTTATCAGGCAGATAGCATTCAAGAGGTATATAGTATTGAGGATATTGCTGGTGTAAAAAGTCTTAATGATATTGTTTCTTTAGGGGAGAAGAATCAAGAGAAGTACAAGTTGGAATTAGTAGAAAGAAAAGCTTCTGTTTTGCCAGATGATTTATTGACATTAATATATACCTCAGGAACAACTGGTTTGTCAAAAGGAGTTATGCTTACCCATAAAAATGTGGTGAGTAATGTTGTTTTAGGCCTAGAATTCACTCAACCTTTGAAATATAAAGAAAGAGCATTTAGTTTCTTACCGATGTCACATGTTTTAGAAAGATGTGGGATTTACCTGTGGCAATATAAGGGTTTAGAGATTTATTATGCAGGAAGCATCGAGTCTATCGTTCCTGATATGCAAGAAGTACAGCCTCATACTTTTATTTCGGTTCCTCGTATTTTCGAAAAAATATATGACAAGATTATAAATACAGGTAGAGGGTTGAGTTTTGTAAAAAAGATGATTTTCTTTTGGGCAGTAAGAGTAGGGGATCAGTATCAGCCAAATCCTGAAGATCGTTCTGCTTTTTATAATTTTAAGTTAAAGATCGCTGATAAGTTGGTTTTGAATAAATGGAGAGCAGCCTTAGGTGGAAATGTAAAAGGAATTGTTTCTGGAGGAGCTGCTCTACAACCACGATTGGCCAGAGCTTTTTGGGCAGCCGGAATTAAGGTGCAAGAAGGTTATGGTTTAACTGAAACTTCTCCCATAGCTACCGCAAATGGTTTTGAGTCTCCAAATGTATTATTTGGTTCTGTGGGTTATATTAATGATAGCGTTCAGGTGAAGATAGCTGAAGATGGTGAAATCTTGCTCAAGGGTGATAATGTGATGGTTGGCTATTATAAGGAGCCAGAACTAACTGCAGAAGCCTTAAAAGATGGCTGGTTTCATACGGGCGATATCGGGAAAATAGAAGGTCGTTTTCTTTATATCACCGATAGGAAAAAAGAAATTTTCAAATTATCGGGTGGTAAATATGTGGCTCCTCAAGCTGTTGAGAATGTATTTAAAGAATCGAATTTTATTGAGCAATTAATGGTGATTGGTGAAAACCAGAAATTCACAGCAGCTCTGATAGTACCCGATTTTAACTTCCTTCATAACTGGTGTACTATACATGTGGTGGAGTTTAGAGATAATGAGGAGCTTATTAAAAATCCTATTATTGTTGCTCGTATTCAAAGAGAAGTAGATAAATATAATGCGCAGCTCGACCATATTGCCAAAATTAAAACATTCAGAATTGTGGCTGATGAATGGACGCCAGATACGGGAATGCTTTCTCCAACATTAAAATTGAAAAGAAAGAAGGTAGTCGCTAAATATGAAGAGGAAATAAATAGTATATATCAATCATAATGACAAAGAATCCAATATTATCTTATCTGAAACAGCATGTCAATAAACCTATAACTAAAAGCATGTCTCCATCGGCCTTGTGGCTGAAAGGCTTTTTAGTGAACGTAGAAGAAGGTTTTGCTGAAATTGAATACACGGTAAGAAAAGAAATGACTAATCCATTAGGCACACTGCAAGGCGGTGTAATGGCTGCGTTGATAGATGATACCATGGGTATGGCCCTTTTTACCTTGTCGCAAAAAAAACTTGTTTACTACAACCAACCTGAATGTGAATTATCTTTATGGTGCCAAAGAGGGTGAAAAAGTATTGGTTAAAGCAAAAGTGGTAAGAATTGGTAAAAAGATAGCCAACATTGAATGTAAGGTGATGAATGAGGAGGGTGATATTATTAGTACAGCCACCAGTAACTTGGTGGTAACTAGTATAAAGATTAATAGTGCTATTCCTGAATAGTAATAACAAATGTACATCAAAATACTCCTTAAAGCATTTTGCTAGTTATATTGGTAAATACCGATATATAATCAAGCTATCCTTTTATCAAAACTAATTTAAGGCACATTTCTATTTGTCATTGGTATAAATTCATTAACCATAAAAAAAGGGAGCAATTTTGCTCCCTTTTTTTTATTATTTAAACTCTATCAGTAATTGTCCTTTTCTGACAATATCACCAGGTTTACAATGGATTTTTTTAATCTCTCCACCAATAAAACTAGTGATCTGATTTTTCATCTTCATGGCTTCCAGAATTAATAAATCTTGGCCAATTTCAATGGTCTGTCCTTCTTCTACAAAAATCTCGAAGATAGTACCAGGAATAGCTGCAGGAAGTTCCTTTACATTTTCTGGTATGTAGGGCTTTCTGTTCTTGTAGCTTTCGGGTACTTCAGTAATATATATAGAGTTATCTACATTAAACTCGCTATACTGAGTTTCCTTTGACTTATCATCTTTACTCATTAGCTTATGTTTTAGAATGGTGGAACACCATGTTTCTTTTTAGGAGTCTGAACATCTTTCGAAGAACTAATTTCAAGAGCATGAACAATCATTTTTCTAGTTTCTTCTGGCTCAATTACCGCATCAACATAACCATAGGCTGCTGCTACGTATGGATTAGCAAACTTCTGTTTGTACTCTTCCACTTTCTGTAATCTTACTTTTTCAGGATCTTCAGCATTTTTAATTTCATTTCTGAAAATAATATTTGCAGCACCTTCAGGTCCCATAACAGCAATCTCTGCCATTGGCCAAGCAAATACGAAGTCAGCTCTTAAGTGATGACTGCACATGGCGATATATCCTCCTCCATAAGCTTTTCTCATTATTACAGTCAGTTTGGGAACTGTAGCTTCAGAATAAGCATAAAGAATTTTAGCACCATGACGAATAACACCAGCATGCTCTTGATCTACTCCAGGTAAGTAACCAGGAAGGTCAACCAGTGTTAATAGTGGAATATTAAATGCATCACAATAACGGATAAAACGGGCGGCTTTATCAGAAGAGTCTACATCAAGAACCCCGGCTAAAAAGGCTGGCTGGTTCCCTACGATACCAATAGTTTCTCCATCAATACGAGTGAAGCCAATAACAATGTTTTTTGCAAAATGCTCTTGGATCTCAAAGAACTCAGAGTTGTCACAAATCGCCTTCACTACATCTCTTACATCATATGGCATTTTCGGATCTGTTGGCATAATTTCATCCAACTTATATGTTCTTGTTCTTGGTGGCTTTTTAGGAAAGCGATCGGGCTTTTTGGTATTATTCCAAGGGATGTAAGTACATAATTGCTTAATTTGTCCAAAACACTCTTGCTCACTTTCTGCATAGAAATGAGCGTTTCCTGTTTTGGCAGCATGTACATATGCACCACCAAGGGCTTCCATACTAATTTCCTCACCAAGCACTGTTTTAATCACTTCAGGACCTGTAATAAACATTTTGGATATCTTGTCTACTACGAATACAAAATCGGTTAAAGCAGGACTATAAACAGCGCCACCGGCGCAGGGTCCTAAAATAACAGATATCTGAGGGATAACCCCAGATGCTTGAGTATTTCTAAAAAATATTTCACCATAACCAGCCAAGGAGTTAACCCCTTCTTGAATACGTGCTCCACCAGAATCGTTGATTCCAATGATTGGCACCTTCATTTTCATGGCATGGTCCATGATTTTAGTGATTTTCTTTGCGTGCATATACCCCAAAGAACCACCAGCAACGGTGAAATCCTGTGCGTAAATACATACAGGATGAGCTCCTAGTGTACCTGTTCCAGTGATTACTCCATCACCAGCGAGGTATTTTTTATCCATGTCAAAATCTTTTGCAGCATGTTCTACAAATAGATCATATTCATGGAAGGATTTTGGATCGAGAATGGCAACAATACGCTCACGGGCAGTTAATTTACCTACGGCTTTTTGTTTTTCAATAGCCTTGGATCCCCCACCAGACAAGGCGTTTTTCATTCTCTCTCTTAAATCTAAAGACTTCTGTTTAATAGACATATTTTCCTTTTTTGATTCAGAATTTGTTGTTCAATCCAATTCCGCAATAACCTAGCAAAATTAAGAGATTTTACAAATAAAACAATAATATTTCTGTTAGTTAGGTAACAGCAGAACTTTTTTTGATGTAATGATGTCTTAAGATTAAATAGGATTTGGAACTCTAATCTTTGGCTTTTCAGCTACTGACAATGATATGCCAACTATTATATTTATTTATTTTAGATGGAATATTCTAAAATTATTAAGCTCAAAAAAAAATGATTTCTCAGCATCTGAGAAATCATTTGTATATTTTTATTGAATAATACTATTCAGCATTCTCCGTTGGAGGAACCATATTTGATGGAATTGGCTGAGCATTTTCAATTTGTTCCCTAAGTTCAGTATCGATAATATCACCATTGTTTACTGATCTTGGAATAACGAAAATAGAGAATAAACTCAATACTAATAGAACTAAAGCTAGAGTCCATGTTGATTTCTCTAAGAAATCAGCAGTTTTTCTTACTCCTAAATACTGATTGTTTCCAGCAAAGTTGGAAGCTAATCCACCACCCTTAGAGTTTTGAACCAAAACTACTAACATTAATAAGATACAAGTGATTAAAATTAAAACTGATACAATTATATACGCACCCATGGCTATTCTTTTTTCTAATTATTTTTACTCAATTCTTGAATTTGGGCTGCAAAGTAAGTACTTTTTTCTGGATTTTTCAAAATTAATTTTTGATAAATTTCTAGGGCCTTAGTTATATTGCCTTGTTGCTTATGAATCTGTGCCAGAGTCTCTGTCACGAAAAAATCATCTTCGTCAATTGTACTATCTACAGCATCTTTATATGGATCGTGGAAATCTTTTTTATTTGGTCGAGTGATGCTTGGTTGAGCTTCAATAAAACGATCAATGAGCTGAGCTTTTAAAATATTTGTCTGGGTAGGCTCCACTGTTTCGCTTTTTCCTTCTTGTACATCTCTCTTTTCTGCTTCTATTTCTGCCAACCTTTTCCTAACTAATTTTAATAGTTCGGCTTTGGACTTGCTGGCTTGTTTTTTCTTCTTTTCCTCTGCAAGATCTATTTGACTTTCTTCGGACACATATAATTGTTGAACTTTTTGGGTTTTTTCTGGAGGAGTCTGTATAATTAGCTTTGGCGTTTTTATTTGAGAGACCTCCCCTGAGATCTCCTCTGATTCTAGCTCTTTCTCTGGGCTATAGTCTTCCTTTTCTTCTACGGTTTCATCTGATGGCTTGGAGATATGAACTCTAGCTTTTGTATGAATAGGTTCTGTTTCTATTTCTGGAGGATTCATATCCTCTTCTTGAATCATAAAATCTATCCAATACTTTAGTTTTCTTCTGTCTGAAGCATGAAAAGCAGCTTTGTGTAGATGTTTCTGATACCTAAAATCGTCTAAAATCAGCAAATTCAAAGCAAATAGAATTCTGAAATTCTCCACATATGGATAACTGGAAATTAATTTCTCCAAATCCTTTAAACTATCTTCTGATAATAGTTTGGGGTTATCCAGTAAACGATAATAGTGTGCTTTGTTCATATTACCAATTTACAACGGCTTTATTAAAAATATCATCTACCAACATTTCATTAATGATTTCTATTTGTGCATCCTGAACAGAATTTAAATCCTGAGAGGATGGGTAGTCATTATATCTGCTGAAAGTGGTTTCGTAGTTTTTATCAGGCTCAATCAGGTTGGTGAATTTTATCTTTACCGAAATATTGAGCCTGTTTAAAGCCGCTTGCTCATTACTTGTTACCGCTTGCGGAGAAGTGGAATAGTCTGTTATAAAGCCTTCTATTTGCAGGTCGCCATTATTTCTAACTAATACTAAGCTTGTTTGACTCGAAAAGCGATCCTTAATTTCTGTTGTTAAAGATTCGCTTAAGGTTGGAACAACAAAGCTGGCTTGATTGTCGATATATTGAATGCTAATGGTTTTTGCTTCTGGTGGAATCGAAGCTCCAGTAAAACTATAACTCACACATGATGAGATTCCCACCATCAATGTAAATAACAAAACTATAACACTAGTTTTCCCTATGATTTTTTTGGTCATTGTCATGAGTTAATGTCGTATTCTTTTATTTTTCTGTATAAAGTACGCTCACTGATTCCCAAATCATGAGCGGCATTTTTTCTTTTCCCATGGTGTTTCGACAAGGCTCTTCTAATAAGATCTTCCTCTTTTTTCTGAATAGACAGTGATTCTTCTATAACCTCAGCCTTTTGATCTAAAGTTTCAAATACTTGTTCGTGAAGATCTTCTTGGTAGGATCTAGAATCTTTACTATTAGATTCGTCACGCTGTGGGCTAAGAATGATATTATAATCCTGATCTATCTTTTTAAGAAGCTGATTACTTTCTTCCTTTGAAATAGAATTGCCACCTTGAATAATCTCTACCATTGTCTTTTTTAATTCTGAGATGTCCTTTTTCATATCAAAAAGCACCTTGTAAAGTAGATCTCTTTCCGATAATTTTTCATCTTCTTTCTTAGAATAGAGCACGGGTAATTCCTTGGAGTAAGACTGAGGGAGATATTTGGTAATGGTCATGGCATCAACTAGCCTATCCGTTTCGATGGTACTGATTTGTTCAGTAACATTTTTTAATTGACGAATATTTCCTTCCCAGCGGTATTTTTTCAATAATTCTTGTGCATCTTCATTTAGACGAACTATTGGCATTCTGTATTTTTCAGAAAAGTCGGAAGAGAATTTTCTAAATAACAGATAGATGTCGTCTTTACGCTCTCTTAAACTTGGAACTGCTATGGGGACCGAATTTAGTCGATAGAATAAGTCTTGACGGAACTTCCCATTACTGATGGCTTTTGGAATATCCACATTTGTTGCTGCAATTACTCTCACATTGGTTTTGTGCACTTTACTGCTTCCCACCTTCATAAACTCCCCGGTTTCTAAAACTCTTAACAAGCGAACCTGAGTGGAAACAGGCAGTTCTGCCACTTCGTCAAGGAAAATGGTTCCTCCATCAGCTACTTCGAAATATCCTTTTCTGGAATCACTAGCTCCAGTAAAGGCGCCTTTTTCGTGGCCAAATAGCTCGCTGTCTATGGTTCCTTCGGGAATAGCTCCGCAGTTGACGGCAATATAATGACCATGTTTGCGTGAACTCAATTGGTGAATGATTTTTGGAAAGACTTCTTTTCCTACTCCGCTTTCTCCTGTGATGAGCACGGATAAATCGGTTGGGGCTACTTGTGAAGCAATATTAATCGCCCTGTCAAGAAGAGGGGATGTTCCGATGATACCAAATCTTTGTTTGATGGTTTGTAACTCCATAGTATATATGAGGTGTTTGTTTTTGTAGAATCAATAAAAGTACAAATTAACAGAAAACTGACAAAATTTCAGGTATTTTAATTAAAAATGATTCCAATGTTATTTTAAGAAATGTTAAATTTTAAATTTTCTTTATTTTTTTTCAAAAAAAGTAGTGCTGAGTGGATAATTGTCTTATATTTGCCTCGATGCGTTAATTTTAAGTGGGAATAATAATTTGGCCTCCAATCGTTCTGATTGGAGGTTTTTTTATACCCCTGTGTAAGGTAGCCTTTGAATGATGGATCTTCCTAATGTAACCTCATCGGCGAACTCTATTTCATCACCAATAGCAACACCTCTAGCCAATGAACTCACTTTTGTTTTGCTTTCTTTAAGTTGCTTAAAAATGTAAAAATTGGTCGTGTCTCCTTCAACTGTCGCTGCTAAAGCAAAAATAACTTCCTCAATATTTTCTTCTTTAATTCGTGTTAAAAATGATCGGATTTCGAGGTCGGAAGGCGAAATTCCGTCCATTGGGCTTATTAATCCACCCAAAACATGGTATAATCCGGTAAATTGTCCGGTGTTTTCTATAGCCAAAACATCTCTTATGTCTTCTACAATACAAACTATTGAGGGGTCTCTTTTGGGATTAGAACAGATATTGCAAATTTCTTTTTCGGAAATATTATGACATTTATTGCAAAATCGCATCTCTTCACGCATTTTAATTAAACTTTCGCCGAGTCGCTTAACATGAGTTTTTTCTTGTTTTAAAAGATGTAGTGCCAGACGCATGGCGCTTCTCTTTCCTACGCCAGGTAGTTTGGAAAGTTCGTTTACGGCGTCTTCTAATAGATATGATGAGAAATGAAAATCCATTTTTATCGTTATATATGAAGTTTGAAAGGGAGGGAATTAGAGAATTCCTGAGAATGGTCTCTAATAGCTATCCTTTTTGTAACTTTGTTAATTGAAAAATTAAATGCAAAAATAAGAAAAGCATGCAAGTGAAACTTCTGAAATACATATTCTTTGGATTTATCCTAATAATGGGAAATCAGGTTCTCTTTTCTCAACAAAACCAGATCGATGAGATGGGAAGAAAGCAAGGAAAATGGGTAAAGTATAAAGATGGTGTTAAGTTTTATGAGGGGCAGTTTGAGGATGATCAACCTTTGGGTGAATTTCTACGCTATTATAAAAGTGGAAGATTGCAATCCAAGTCTTTGTATTCCCAAAATGGGTCTCATTGTTTGGTAGAGATGTTTTATGATGATAGAAAAAAGACTCCAAAAGCTAAAGGTTTATATATTGATCAAGTTAAGGACAGTTTGTGGCTTTTGTATAATAGCGATGGTGTATTGGTAAATGAGGAATACTATACAAAAGGGCAAGGGAATGGACTTTGGAAACTATATAATTATGTAGGAGCCCTTATGAAAGAAACCTCTTATGTGAATGGAAAAATTCATGGGGAACAAATTGAATATTTTGAGGAGGGTACTTTACAAAGAAAGATGACTTTTACTGAGGATGTACTCCATGGTGTCTTTGAAGTGTACTACCCTGAGAATAAAATACGTGTGGCAGGTGTATTTAAAGAAGGTATGCAAATAGGAGAATGGACATATTACGATGTGGATGGTTCCGTCTTATATATTGAGTACTACGAGGACGGTTCACTTATAAAGAGGTTGGATTCTGATGGAAAGCCAGTGGAAGTTGTACAAGTGATAGATACTATTGATATGGGTGTCACTCCTGAGGAATTGATGGAGATGAAGTAAGCTTCATTGTTATTAACAATGAATGCTTAAAACTGGTTTTGTTGACTGGGCAAGCATATCTTGAATACTTTGTGACCTTTTGGTGATTCTTTGTGATCCAGTTATACAGAGTCCACAAAGTACACTCAATGGTACTCAAAAATAGAAGAACAGTTACTAATCAGTAAGAAATATCAGTAAAATTGTTAGATTAAACAATTATACAACAGCGCGTCAAAATGAGAAATAGCCGATCGATATTCTAAAATTGGTTGATTTTTTTTGGCTCCCCAAGAGGAAGGACTATACAAAAAAATCATTTCTTATTGGCATTATAGTAATTTGATATTAGACTGATTACTTACGAAATACATATTAGAAAAGTAAAACACATATTTTTATTTGACAGTAAATCAGCAGATTGAAAGATTAAAGCAATGTGAAGGTTTGCCCTAGGTTTGTCGATTGAAAACGTAATAGGGAGTTGATTTAAAACTCCTCATTCAACAACCAGGCACTTTTGTTTTTGTTGGCTTGGAACCATTTAAGTTGCTCTACTGCTTTTTTACGATTGCTAAAATTTGCAGCGCTAATTCTGTATAGACCATTTTTATTTTGTCCGGCAATATAAGCTTCAAAACCTTCTGTTTCTAGTTCAGATAAAAGCTTATCCGCAAATTTCTTTTCGCCAAATGCACCGCAGATGATATGGAAAGATCCTTTAATGTTTTGGGTCTGCTCGTTAACTATCATTTCGGGTTCAGCTAGCACTGCTTCTTCGATGATTTTAATCGCTACGCGTTCTTTAGAAATGTCAGCAGTATTATCTTGTTTGGCCTCCTCCGTTTTTGTTTCTGAATCAGCAGGAACTGAGCTATCAGTTTCGATACTTATGATACTCGCTGATTGTTGAAAGTAATTTCCAATGGGTTCTTTAATGAACCATGCTAAAACACTCAGTATCATCAAAGGAAGAGCGATGGCTGCAATGCGCCTAATAATAGGAGCGCTGTTCTTAATTTTCTTTTTGGCTTCGGGATGCAGTGTAATAACAGGCTGGTGATTTCTATTTCTTAAAATAGGTTGAGCCATTATATCAGGCAAGCCAAAATAAGAATCATCGTAATTCACACTTAAATCAGGAGAAAATTCAATATGACCATTTCGGTTCATGGATAGAAGACCTAAGTTTTCAAAAGAAATCTTTCCTCCATCTTGAATCTCGGTTTGGCAAAAATCAGCGAAAGTTTCAATTAATTGTAGCGCTTCCTTATAATTATATTGGTTTTTCTTAACTAAACTATGTGCCAAGAAACCATCGTTGTCATTAATTTTAGAATTGAATGCAATATGACGGCCTGGAGGAGTCACTTTATAAGAAATAGCGTGTACTTTAGAAGAGTAGGAGTTGGTTAGAAAAGCACCCAAACCTGGGATAATCACCATTTCATTCTCTCTAACTAAATTGCCAATATGTGCAGCTAAATCCATCATTCACTTATACTAATAATTTCACAAAAATACAATCTATAATATTGGAAATCAAGACTTGTTTGTAAGTTTTGATAAATCCTCAGGCGTATCAACAGATAGGCCTTCAATATCGGTGAGGTTCATAGAGATTTCATATCCTGCCGAAAGCCATCTAAGTTGCTCTAGTGATTCTGCAATTTCTAAAGGAGCTTGTGGAAGTTTGCAAATTTCTTTTAATGTCTCCGTCCTATAAGCGTATAATCCAATGTGCTTATAAAATTCGTAAAAATCTAGATATTCCTCTTTTTCAACACCTCTTAAAAATGGAATCGCAGCTCTGCTAAAATATAGCGCTTTCTGATTCTCACCAATGACCACTTTAACGGAATTGGCGTTGAAAAGTTCCCCAATATCCTCAATTTTTTTAGCTAATGAACTTATTTGTGTTTCGCGATTGGCAAAGCTTTCCGTAACTTTCTCTATCTGAGATGGCTCAATATAAGGTTCGTCACCTTGAATATTTACCACTACATCAAAATTATCTTCTTGGTGACTCAAAACTTCATTACAACGGTCGGTTCCGCTCTGATGGTTTTCTGCAGTCATCATGACCTCCCCTCCCCATGATTTAACATGCTCGAAGATTCTTTGATCGTCAGTAGCAACGATAACTTTGTTCAGGGCTTTACAGCTTGCAGCTTGCTCGTAGACTCTCCTAATCATCGATTTGCCATAGATTAAGGCTAATGGTTTTCCAGGAAATCGTGTACTGGCATAGCGAGCAGGAATAACACCTAGTATCTTCATGATCTAGAATAAACCGTGAATTTCACCACTAATCTTTTCGATGATCATCCCTAAATCTTCAGGATTATTAGCGAAGTCGATATTATCAACATCAATGATTAATAATTTACCGTGGGTATAATTAGTAATCCATTCTTCGTAACGCTCGTTAAGCTTCTTGAGGTAATCAATACGAATAGACTCCTCGTAATCTCTTCCTCTAGAAGCAATTTGGCTCACCAAAGTAGATACACTGGCCCTTAAATAAATCAATAGATCTGGTGCTTCAATAAATGAACTCATCAACTCGAATAATGAAATGTAATTATCAAAATCACGAGTGGTCATCAGATTCATTTGATGTAAGTTGGGAGCAAATATATAAGCATCCTCATAAATGGTTCTATCTTGAATGATAGTTTTGTTACTTTCTCTTATTTCAACCACCTGACGGAATCTACTATTTAAGAAGTACACCTGAAGATTGAAAGACCAACGTTTCATATCGTCATAAAAACTATCCAAATATGGATTGTCGTCAACGCTTTCATAATAAGGTTTCCACTTCATCTGCTTGGCCAACAATCTGGTGAGTGTTGTTTTTCCTGAACCAATATTTCCTGCAATAGCTA
It encodes the following:
- a CDS encoding PaaI family thioesterase, which encodes MTKNPILSYLKQHVNKPITKSMSPSALWLKGFLVNVEEGFAEIEYTVRKEMTNPLGTLQGGVMAALIDDTMGMALFTLSQKKLVYYNQPECELSLWCQRG
- a CDS encoding toxin-antitoxin system YwqK family antitoxin, which encodes MQVKLLKYIFFGFILIMGNQVLFSQQNQIDEMGRKQGKWVKYKDGVKFYEGQFEDDQPLGEFLRYYKSGRLQSKSLYSQNGSHCLVEMFYDDRKKTPKAKGLYIDQVKDSLWLLYNSDGVLVNEEYYTKGQGNGLWKLYNYVGALMKETSYVNGKIHGEQIEYFEEGTLQRKMTFTEDVLHGVFEVYYPENKIRVAGVFKEGMQIGEWTYYDVDGSVLYIEYYEDGSLIKRLDSDGKPVEVVQVIDTIDMGVTPEELMEMK
- a CDS encoding sigma-54-dependent Fis family transcriptional regulator encodes the protein MELQTIKQRFGIIGTSPLLDRAINIASQVAPTDLSVLITGESGVGKEVFPKIIHQLSSRKHGHYIAVNCGAIPEGTIDSELFGHEKGAFTGASDSRKGYFEVADGGTIFLDEVAELPVSTQVRLLRVLETGEFMKVGSSKVHKTNVRVIAATNVDIPKAISNGKFRQDLFYRLNSVPIAVPSLRERKDDIYLLFRKFSSDFSEKYRMPIVRLNEDAQELLKKYRWEGNIRQLKNVTEQISTIETDRLVDAMTITKYLPQSYSKELPVLYSKKEDEKLSERDLLYKVLFDMKKDISELKKTMVEIIQGGNSISKEESNQLLKKIDQDYNIILSPQRDESNSKDSRSYQEDLHEQVFETLDQKAEVIEESLSIQKKEEDLIRRALSKHHGKRKNAAHDLGISERTLYRKIKEYDINS
- a CDS encoding LptE family protein, whose protein sequence is MTKKIIGKTSVIVLLFTLMVGISSCVSYSFTGASIPPEAKTISIQYIDNQASFVVPTLSESLTTEIKDRFSSQTSLVLVRNNGDLQIEGFITDYSTSPQAVTSNEQAALNRLNISVKIKFTNLIEPDKNYETTFSRYNDYPSSQDLNSVQDAQIEIINEMLVDDIFNKAVVNW
- a CDS encoding acyl-CoA carboxylase subunit beta; its protein translation is MSIKQKSLDLRERMKNALSGGGSKAIEKQKAVGKLTARERIVAILDPKSFHEYDLFVEHAAKDFDMDKKYLAGDGVITGTGTLGAHPVCIYAQDFTVAGGSLGYMHAKKITKIMDHAMKMKVPIIGINDSGGARIQEGVNSLAGYGEIFFRNTQASGVIPQISVILGPCAGGAVYSPALTDFVFVVDKISKMFITGPEVIKTVLGEEISMEALGGAYVHAAKTGNAHFYAESEQECFGQIKQLCTYIPWNNTKKPDRFPKKPPRTRTYKLDEIMPTDPKMPYDVRDVVKAICDNSEFFEIQEHFAKNIVIGFTRIDGETIGIVGNQPAFLAGVLDVDSSDKAARFIRYCDAFNIPLLTLVDLPGYLPGVDQEHAGVIRHGAKILYAYSEATVPKLTVIMRKAYGGGYIAMCSHHLRADFVFAWPMAEIAVMGPEGAANIIFRNEIKNAEDPEKVRLQKVEEYKQKFANPYVAAAYGYVDAVIEPEETRKMIVHALEISSSKDVQTPKKKHGVPPF
- a CDS encoding acetyl-CoA carboxylase biotin carboxyl carrier protein subunit, which produces MSKDDKSKETQYSEFNVDNSIYITEVPESYKNRKPYIPENVKELPAAIPGTIFEIFVEEGQTIEIGQDLLILEAMKMKNQITSFIGGEIKKIHCKPGDIVRKGQLLIEFK
- a CDS encoding long-chain fatty acid--CoA ligase; the encoded protein is MKEIKRTFDILSYNEIHQPLDKALSIKRNDQWESYTIQEYRKNVDLISYGFIEMGFSKGDKIATVINNCPEWNFIDFGMSQLGLVHVGIYPTISEIEYLHILKHSEAKILIVSSKEIYTKLLPVIYQADSIQEVYSIEDIAGVKSLNDIVSLGEKNQEKYKLELVERKASVLPDDLLTLIYTSGTTGLSKGVMLTHKNVVSNVVLGLEFTQPLKYKERAFSFLPMSHVLERCGIYLWQYKGLEIYYAGSIESIVPDMQEVQPHTFISVPRIFEKIYDKIINTGRGLSFVKKMIFFWAVRVGDQYQPNPEDRSAFYNFKLKIADKLVLNKWRAALGGNVKGIVSGGAALQPRLARAFWAAGIKVQEGYGLTETSPIATANGFESPNVLFGSVGYINDSVQVKIAEDGEILLKGDNVMVGYYKEPELTAEALKDGWFHTGDIGKIEGRFLYITDRKKEIFKLSGGKYVAPQAVENVFKESNFIEQLMVIGENQKFTAALIVPDFNFLHNWCTIHVVEFRDNEELIKNPIIVARIQREVDKYNAQLDHIAKIKTFRIVADEWTPDTGMLSPTLKLKRKKVVAKYEEEINSIYQS
- the secG gene encoding preprotein translocase subunit SecG, with protein sequence MGAYIIVSVLILITCILLMLVVLVQNSKGGGLASNFAGNNQYLGVRKTADFLEKSTWTLALVLLVLSLFSIFVIPRSVNNGDIIDTELREQIENAQPIPSNMVPPTENAE
- a CDS encoding SPOR domain-containing protein, with product MMDLAAHIGNLVRENEMVIIPGLGAFLTNSYSSKVHAISYKVTPPGRHIAFNSKINDNDGFLAHSLVKKNQYNYKEALQLIETFADFCQTEIQDGGKISFENLGLLSMNRNGHIEFSPDLSVNYDDSYFGLPDIMAQPILRNRNHQPVITLHPEAKKKIKNSAPIIRRIAAIALPLMILSVLAWFIKEPIGNYFQQSASIISIETDSSVPADSETKTEEAKQDNTADISKERVAIKIIEEAVLAEPEMIVNEQTQNIKGSFHIICGAFGEKKFADKLLSELETEGFEAYIAGQNKNGLYRISAANFSNRKKAVEQLKWFQANKNKSAWLLNEEF
- the recR gene encoding recombination mediator RecR, which translates into the protein MDFHFSSYLLEDAVNELSKLPGVGKRSAMRLALHLLKQEKTHVKRLGESLIKMREEMRFCNKCHNISEKEICNICSNPKRDPSIVCIVEDIRDVLAIENTGQFTGLYHVLGGLISPMDGISPSDLEIRSFLTRIKEENIEEVIFALAATVEGDTTNFYIFKQLKESKTKVSSLARGVAIGDEIEFADEVTLGRSIIQRLPYTGV
- a CDS encoding hotdog domain-containing protein — protein: MNYLYGAKEGEKVLVKAKVVRIGKKIANIECKVMNEEGDIISTATSNLVVTSIKINSAIPE